The Melitaea cinxia chromosome 6, ilMelCinx1.1, whole genome shotgun sequence genome has a window encoding:
- the LOC123654763 gene encoding vegetative cell wall protein gp1-like: protein MNGPTSGPVGNVNNFPPKSSSFSPTPSKNLPPTSSNYGPGPINPAFGGNQRLPPTSVPPNFNQPNFPLSGHPHSDLRNSPLTTGPPGIIPMSGAPNIPRPPVSGPPVAPSRNNAINGPTMLGPPTSMHVQTRAPTSVHGQMLPSTSAHAQMGPPTSAHGQMGPSTSIPGQMGPPTSIPGQMGPPTSISGQMGPPTSIPSQMGPPTSTRNPMGPLMSTHNQMGITSEHGQMGPPKGLPSGPSSLPANLNPRPPITNQLHNQINNGPTEQQGYISSPPNMSAGKPGLQSGPMLGHAPGSASVLNNKCK from the exons ATGAATGGACCAACATCTGGGCCAGTAGGAAATGTAAACAATTTTCCTCCTAAATCTAGTTCTTTTAGTCCAACTCCATCAAAAAACCTGCCTCCTACAAGTTCTAACTATGGACCAGGACCAATAAATCCGGCATTTGGAGGTAATCAACGGCTACCACCAACATCTGTACCACCAAATTTTAATCAGCCAAATTTTCCACTAAGCGGACATCCACACAGTGATCTTAGAAACAGTCCACTAACAACTGGACCTCCTGGTATCATACCAATGTCAGGTGCACCTAATATTCCCAGGCCACCTGTGTCTGGTCCTCCGGTAGCTCCATCAAGAAATAATGCAATAAATGGGCCCACTATGTTGGGACCACCAACATCAATGCATGTGCAAACGAGAGCACCAACATCAGTACATGGTCAGATGTTGCCTTCAACGTCAGCACATGCTCAAATGGGCCCTCCAACATCAGCACATGGCCAGATGGGTCCATCAACATCAATACCTGGCCAAATGGGTCCACCAACATCAATTCCCGGTCAAATGGGTCCACCAACATCAATATCTGGTCAAATGGGTCCACCAACATCAATACCCAGTCAAATGGGTCCACCAACATCAACACGTAACCCGATGGGGCCACTAATGTCAACACATAACCAAATGGGTATTACATCAGAACATGGTCAGATGGGACCTCCAAAAGGATTACCTAGTGGACCGTCATCTTTGCCAGCTAACCTTAATCCCAGACCGCCTATTACAAACCAGCTAcacaatcaaataaataatggaCCTACAGAACAACAAGGTTATATTTCTAGTCCACCAAACATGTCAGCTGGGAAACCAGGCTTACAAAGTGGGCCAATGTTAGGTCATGCCCCTGGGTCTGCAAGTG TCCTCAACAACAAATGCAAGTAA